In one Brassica oleracea var. oleracea cultivar TO1000 chromosome C9, BOL, whole genome shotgun sequence genomic region, the following are encoded:
- the LOC106318350 gene encoding leukotriene A-4 hydrolase homolog, which yields MAPIDPHSFTDSSHPLTTHVSLSLYLDFNTSTIHASALLTLSSSFSGNLSLDSRSISIKSILHPQTLAPLPYSVSSSPDPIKGSEVVVVLAGQSRVLILYSTSPSASALQWLSPLQTFSKTHPYVYTQCQAIHARSIFPCQDTPAARIRYDVVMNIPSPLSAVMSARHVRRRLPVLEEAKHLDVLSSVVWCAEDRVVEEFAMEQPIPPYLFAFAVGELGFREVGPRTRVYAESAAGEVLDSAALEFAGTEEMIRQGEKLFGDYEWERFDLLVLPPSFPYGGMENPRMVFLTPTVIKGDATGAQVVAHELAHSWTGNLITNINNEHFWLNEGFTTYAERRIVEVVQGADIATLNMGIGWRGLNDEMERFKDNLEFTKLKNKQEGVDPDDVYSQVPYEKGFQFVLRIERQVGRTAFDEFLKKYIATFKFKSIDTDTFLDFLKANIPGIEKEINLQLWTEGVGIPEDAYEPVSAIYTKIISLAEVFKQGKMPSEDEVAEWKGQEWELYLENLPKSCEPSQVVALDKRYRLAESKDYEVKVSFLKLAISSKCKGYHGEVEKTLKSVGRMLYLRTLFTALAQTGGTEEKQLAKQIFAEARETYHPIAQGVVESILSKYI from the exons ATGGCACCCATTGATCCACACTCCTTCACCGACTCCTCCCACCCTCTCACCACGCACGTCTCCCTCTCCCTCTACCTCGACTTCAACACCTCCACCATCCACGCCTCCGCTCTCCTCACCCTCTCCTCCTCCTTCTCCGGCAACCTCTCCCTCGATTCCCGCTCCATTTCAATCAAATCCATCCTCCATCCCCAAACTCTCGCCCCTCTCCCTTACTCCGTCTCCTCAAGCCCCGATCCGATCAAAGGCAGCGAAGTCGTCGTCGTCCTCGCCGGCCAATCTCGAGTCCTCATCCTCTACTCCACTTCCCCTTCCGCCTCCGCTCTCCAGTGGCTTTCCCCGCTCCAAACCTTCTCGAAAACTCATCCGTACGTCTACACACAGTGCCAAGCGATCCACGCCAGATCCATCTTCCCTTGCCAGGACACCCCCGCCGCGAGGATCCGTTACGACGTCGTTATGAACATCCCGAGTCCTCTCTCCGCCGTCATGTCCGCTCGCCACGTCCGTCGCAGGCTTCCCGTTCTCGAAGAGGCGAAACATCTCGATGTATTATCGTCGGTGGTGTGGTGTGCGGAGGATAGGGTTGTTGAGGAGTTCGCGATGGAGCAGCCGATCCCGCCGTATCTTTTCGCGTTTGCGGTTGGGGAGTTAGGGTTTAGGGAAGTGGGGCCCAGGACTCGGGTGTATGCTGAGTCAGCTGCTGGAGAAGTTCTTGATTCGGCTGCGTTGGAGTTTGCAGGGACGGAGGAGATGATCAGGCAAGGGGAGAAGCTCTTTGGCGATTACGAGTGGGAGAGATTTGATTTGCTGGTGCTGCCTCCGAGTTTTCCTTACGGAGGGATGGAGAATCCGAGGATGGTGTTCTTGACGCCCACTGTGATCAAAGGGGACGCCACTGGTGCTCAAGTTGTAGCTCACGAGCTCGCTCATAGCTGGACTGGGAACTTGATCACCAACATCAACAACGAGCATTTCTGGTTGAACGAG GGATTTACAACTTACGCAGAGAGGAGGATTGTGGAGGTTGTTCAAGGAGCAGATATAGCTACTTTGAACATGGGCATTGGTTGGAGGGGTTTAAACGATGAGATGGAACGGTTCAAAGATAACTTGGAGTTTACTAAACTGAAGAACAAACAAGAAGGTGTTGATCCTGATGATGTTTACTCTCAGGTTCCCTATGAAAAAGGCTTCCAATTTGTGTTGAGAATTGAACGCCAG GTTGGGAGGACTGCTTTTGATGAATTCCTCAAGAAATACATTGCTACTTTCAAGTTCAAGTCGATTGATACAGATACATTCCTTGACTTCCTGAAAGCAAACATTCCTGGCATAGAGAAAGAGATCAACCTGCAATTGTGGACTGAGGGTGTTGGTATACCGGAAGATGCATATGAACCAGTCTCAGCCATTTACACAAAGATCATATCCCTTGCAGAAGTGTTTAAGCAAGGAAAGATGCCAAGTGAAGATGAGGTTGCTGAGTGGAAAGGACAGGAATGGGAGCTCTACTTGGAGAATCTTCCCAAGTCATGTGAACCTTCTCAG GTCGTGGCTTTGGACAAGCGTTACAGACTAGCAGAATCAAAGGACTACGAAGTGAAGGTGTCATTTCTAAAACTTGCAATCTCATCCAAGTGCAAAGGGTACCACGGAGAAGTGGAGAAAACTTTAAAATCGGTGGGAAGGATGCTGTACCTGCGTACACTCTTCACTGCTCTCGCACAAACCGGTGGAACCGAAGAGAAGCAACTGGCCAAACAAATCTTTGCAGAAGCTCGAGAAACTTATCACCCTATAGCTCAGGGAGTGGTTGAGTCTATCCTCTCTAAGTATATCTAA
- the LOC106318352 gene encoding 50S ribosomal protein L10, chloroplastic: protein MEVALLSFSSSLSPLCHNRTLTLTPKSPNYPRHLTIRSAVSRSKKEETVETVKSHLENCHLLAAINYKGLTVKQFQDLRRTLPDTTKLVVAKNTLVFKAIEGTKWEALKPCMKGMNAWLFVQTDEIPSAIKPYRSFQKERKLEDNDFAGAVFEGKFYAPDNFKALETMPTRAEVYAKMLGALQSPAINLVSTLQAPAIEVIMVFKAYVKKLEDESNAA from the coding sequence ATGGAAGTGGCCCTCCTCTCATTCTCTTCTTCCTTGTCTCCTCTCTGCCACAACCGAACCTTAACCCTAACTCCCAAATCCCCAAACTACCCTCGTCACCTGACCATCAGATCCGCCGTCTCTCGTTCCAAAAAGGAAGAAACCGTCGAGACAGTCAAGTCCCACCTCGAGAACTGCCACCTCCTCGCCGCCATCAACTACAAAGGCCTCACCGTCAAGCAGTTCCAAGACCTCAGGAGAACTCTCCCGGATACGACAAAGCTCGTCGTCGCCAAGAACACTTTGGTCTTCAAAGCCATCGAAGGCACCAAATGGGAAGCTCTCAAGCCTTGTATGAAAGGCATGAACGCTTGGCTCTTTGTCCAGACCGATGAAATCCCTTCCGCCATCAAACCCTACCGGAGTTTCCAGAAGGAACGCAAGCTCGAAGACAATGACTTTGCAGGTGCCGTCTTTGAAGGTAAGTTCTACGCTCCGGACAACTTCAAAGCTCTTGAGACCATGCCTACTCGCGCTGAGGTATACGCTAAGATGCTTGGAGCTCTGCAAAGTCCGGCCATTAATCTCGTCTCAACGTTACAAGCACCGGCTATAGAGGTCATCATGGTGTTCAAGGCTTATGTCAAGAAGCTAGAAGATGAGAGTAATGCTGCATAG
- the LOC106318351 gene encoding uncharacterized protein LOC106318351: MGKASALLLFLLSFGFFVVTYNLLTLILHNRSNSDGSSPLRDPIVQMPHANSQTSPAPTFHVALTATDAPYNKWQCRIMYYWYKQKKALPGSDMGGFTRILHSGNTDNLMDEIPTFVVDPLPPGLDQGYVVLNRPWAFVQWLERATIIEDYVLMAEPDHVFVNPLPNLAVGGRPAAFPFFYITPEKFENIVRKYYPVEMGPVSNIDPIGNSPVIISKESLEKIAATWMNVSLTMKNDPDTDKAFGWVLEMYGYAVASALHGVRHILHKDFMIQPPWDLSTKGKYIIHYTYGCDYNMKGELTYGKIGEWRFDKRSHLRGPPPRNISMPPRGVPESVVTLVKMVNEATSNIPNWDTL; the protein is encoded by the exons ATGGGGAAAGCATCAGCTCTGCTTCTGTTTCTCTTGAGTTTCGGCTTCTTCGTAGTGACATATAATCTCTTGACACTCATACTCCACAACAGATCTAACTCAGATGGAAGTAGTCCACTCCGAGATCCTATCGTCCAAATGCCTCACGCAAACTCCCAAACCTCTCCAGCACCAACATTTCATGTCGCCTTAACAGCTACAGACGCTCCTTACAACAAGTGGCAGTGTCGTATTATGTACTATTGGTATAAACAGAAGAAAGCTCTCCCTGGTTCAGACATGGGTGGGTTTACCCGCATTTTGCATTCCGGTAATACCGATAACTTGATGGATGAGATACCTACGTTTGTGGTTGATCCTCTCCCTCCAGGTCTTGACCAG GGTTATGTTGTGTTGAATAGACCGTGGGCGTTTGTGCAATGGCTTGAAAGAGCTACAATCATCGAAGA CTATGTGCTGATGGCAGAGCCTGATCATGTTTTTGTTAACCCTCTTCCTAATTTGGCTGTTGGAGGACGCCCAGCTGCTTTTCCGTTTTTCTATATTACACCTGAAAAGTTCGAGAACATTGTCAGAAAGTATTATCCTGTGGAGATGGGCCCGGTTTCAAACATTGATCCCATTGGCAATTCTCCTGTTATTATAAGCAAG GAATCACTTGAAAAGATTGCTGCTACGTGGATGAATGTCTCGTTGACAATGAAAAACGATCCAGATACTGATAAGGCATTTGGATGGGTCCTGGAAAT GTACGGTTACGCAGTTGCCTCTGCTCTGCATGGGGTGCGGCACATACTTCATAAGGATTTCATGATCCAG CCTCCATGGGATCTGTCTACCAAGGGGAAGTATATCATCCATTACACTTATGGTTGCGACTACAACATGAAG GGTGAGTTGACTTATGGCAAAATAGGAGAGTGGCGATTCGATAAGAGATCACATCTGCGAGGTCCTCCTCCGAGGAATATTTCCATGCCGCCTCGTGGTGTTCCAGAAAGTGTG GTGACTCTTGTGAAGATGGTTAATGAAGCTACTTCAAATATCCCAAATTGGGACACTCTCTAA
- the LOC106318873 gene encoding ADP,ATP carrier protein 2, mitochondrial-like — MVEQTQNPTILQKASGQLMRTGVVSQDIHGYTSSFQRRATYGNYSNAAFQYPLAATSRIVATTTTSPVFVQAPSEKGFSSFAIDFLMGGVSAAVSKTAAAPIERVKLLIQNQDEMLKAGRLSEPYKGIGDCFGRTIKDEGFGSLWRGNTANVIRYFPTQALNFAFKDYFKRLFNFKKDRDGYWKWFAGNLGSGGAAGASSLLFVYSLDYARTRLANDSKAAKKGGERQFNGLVDVYKKTLKSDGIAGLYRGFNISCVGIIVYRGLYFGLYDSLKPLLPADLQDSFFASFALGWLITNGAGLASYPIDTVRRRMMMTSGEAVKYKSSMDAFQQILKKEGPKSLFKGAGANILRAIAGAGVLSGYDKLQLLLLGKKYGSGSG; from the exons ATGGTTGAACAAACTCAGAACCCAACGATTCTCCAGAAGGCGTCTGGCCAGCTCATGCGTACCGGTGTTGTTTCTCAGGACATTCACGGTTACACTTCCTCTTTCCAGAGGCGTGCAACGTACGGAAACTACTCCAATGCTGCGTTCCAGTACCCTCTCGCCGCCACTTCCCGGATTGTGGCAACTACCACCACCTCTCCCGTGTTTGTCCAAGCTCCAAGTGAGAAAGGATTCTCTAGCTTTGCTATTGATTTCCTCATGGGTGGTGTTTCCGCTGCCGTCTCCAAGACCGCTGCTGCTCCTATTGAGCGTGTCAAGCTTTTGATTCAGAACCAGGATGAGATGCTTAAGGCTGGCAGGCTCTCTGAGCCTTACAAGGGTATTGGTGACTGTTTCGGCAGGACCATTAAGGATGAGGGTTTTGGTTCTTTGTGGAGGGGAAACACTGCTAATGTTATCCGTTACTTCCCCACTCAG GCGTTGAACTTTGCGTTCAAAGATTACTTCAAGAGGCTTTTCAACTTCAAGAAGGACAGGGATGGTTACTGGAAGTGGTTTGCTGGTAACTTGGGATCTGGAGGTGCAGCTGGTGCCTCTTCCCTTCTCTTCGTGTACTCTCTTGACTACGCACGTACCCGTCTCGCCAATGACTCCAAGGCTGCCAAGAAGGGAGGTGAAAGGCAGTTCAATGGTCTTGTCGATGTCTACAAGAAGACCCTCAAGTCTGATGGTATTGCTGGACTCTACCGTGGATTCAACATCTCCTGTGTTGGTATCATTGTCTACCGTGGTCTCTACTTTGGTCTGTACGACTCTTTGAAGCCTCTTCTCCCTGCTGACCTCCAG GACAGCTTCTTCGCTAGTTTTGCTCTTGGATGGCTCATCACCAACGGTGCTGGTCTTGCATCTTACCCAATTGACACAGTCCGTAGAAGAATGATGATGACCTCCGGTGAAGCCGTGAAGTACAAGAGTTCGATGGATGCCTTCCAGCAGATCCTGAAGAAGGAAGGACCCAAGTCACTCTTCAAGGGTGCTGGTGCCAACATCCTTCGTGCCATTGCAGGTGCTGGTGTGCTCTCTGGATACGACAAGCTGCAGTTACTTCTTCTCGGAAAGAAGTACGGATCTGGATCCGGCTAA